Proteins from one Microbacterium proteolyticum genomic window:
- a CDS encoding MalY/PatB family protein, producing MSVPPLQALPLELLRQRSSTKWRSYGDDVIPMFVAETDFPLAPAITAALTRAVEIGDTGYTPPRPGIDLDFADFAERRWGWRPDPARIRWTGDVMMGVVEVLRAVTSPGDRVVVTPPVYPPFYDTVEEAGAVVERVPLRDTGERWELDLDGIGEALASGATAVLLCNPHNPTGTVHSRESLAELARLAARHGAAVVSDEIHAPLTFAPSVFTPFLDAAPEAAAVGYTVTSASKTYNLAGLKCAVIVTGSEETAAVVRALPWEVEWRAGLFGVIANRAAFAPESDAWLAQLLVALDDNRRLLADLLAEHLPLARYRVPEAGFLAWVDVSAYGWGDNPAPFVRREAKVALHHGPLFGTEGVGHVRINVGCAPEVLEDAIRRIGALVE from the coding sequence ATGAGCGTCCCCCCTCTCCAAGCCCTGCCGCTCGAACTGCTGCGTCAGCGTTCGAGTACGAAGTGGCGATCGTACGGAGACGACGTGATCCCGATGTTCGTGGCCGAGACGGACTTCCCGCTCGCGCCGGCGATCACCGCCGCCCTGACCCGTGCGGTCGAGATCGGCGACACCGGTTACACCCCGCCGCGGCCCGGCATCGATCTCGACTTCGCCGACTTCGCCGAGCGCCGGTGGGGGTGGCGCCCCGACCCCGCGCGCATCCGCTGGACCGGTGACGTCATGATGGGCGTCGTCGAGGTGCTCCGGGCCGTCACCTCGCCGGGCGACCGCGTCGTGGTCACGCCGCCGGTCTACCCGCCGTTCTACGACACCGTCGAAGAGGCGGGTGCCGTCGTCGAGCGCGTGCCGTTGCGCGACACGGGGGAGCGCTGGGAGCTCGACCTCGACGGGATCGGCGAGGCGCTGGCATCCGGAGCCACGGCTGTTCTGCTGTGCAACCCGCACAATCCGACCGGCACGGTGCACTCGCGGGAGTCCCTCGCCGAGCTGGCGCGCCTCGCCGCGCGCCACGGGGCTGCGGTCGTGAGCGACGAGATCCACGCGCCGCTGACCTTCGCGCCCTCGGTGTTCACCCCGTTCCTCGACGCCGCGCCCGAGGCGGCGGCCGTCGGGTACACCGTGACGAGCGCGAGCAAGACGTACAACCTGGCCGGGCTCAAGTGCGCCGTCATCGTCACGGGGTCGGAGGAGACCGCCGCGGTCGTGCGGGCGCTGCCGTGGGAGGTCGAGTGGCGGGCGGGCCTGTTCGGGGTCATCGCCAACCGCGCCGCGTTCGCGCCGGAGAGCGACGCGTGGCTCGCGCAGCTGCTCGTCGCGCTCGACGACAACCGCCGGCTCCTGGCCGACCTGCTCGCCGAGCACCTGCCGCTCGCGCGCTATCGCGTGCCGGAGGCCGGCTTTCTCGCCTGGGTGGACGTCTCGGCGTACGGGTGGGGGGACAACCCCGCCCCGTTCGTCCGCCGCGAGGCGAAGGTCGCGCTCCACCACGGGCCGCTGTTCGGGACCGAGGGTGTGGGGCACGTGCGGATCAACGTCGGCTGCGCGCCGGAGGTCCTGGAGGACGCGATCCGTCGCATCGGCGCGCTCGTCGAGTAG
- a CDS encoding FecCD family ABC transporter permease, translating to MTGTLTPPAPSALASVTTGRRRRRRRWALVTGILALLVIVAFALSLMLGQTNYSPAEVWGVLTGHRVAGASFTVGELRLPRATTALFTGLCFGMGGVVFQTMLRNALASPDVIGINTGASAAAVIGIVVLGLNETAVSFLAMAAALAAALAIYLLAYRDGGSGARLILVGIGVAAMCQAVVSYVIARAAEYDLPAAMRWITGNLNDATWARALPVVGAVIVLGPLLLVLARRLEILRMGDDTAAALGLPVERSRLLLIVAAVGLLAFGTAAAGPIAFVSFLAGPIAVRILGPVGSPVLPAGLVGALLVLAADFCAQYAFGTRLPVGVITGVLGAPYLIYLLVRSSRSGGTTL from the coding sequence GTGACCGGAACCCTGACTCCCCCCGCTCCCTCCGCCCTGGCATCCGTCACCACCGGGCGGCGACGTCGACGTCGACGCTGGGCGCTGGTCACCGGCATCCTGGCGCTCCTCGTGATCGTCGCGTTCGCCCTGTCGCTGATGCTCGGGCAGACGAACTACTCGCCCGCCGAGGTGTGGGGCGTCCTCACCGGCCACCGCGTCGCGGGCGCGTCGTTCACCGTAGGCGAGTTGCGGCTCCCCCGCGCGACCACGGCCCTGTTCACGGGACTGTGCTTCGGCATGGGCGGTGTCGTCTTCCAGACGATGCTGCGCAACGCCCTCGCCAGCCCCGACGTCATCGGGATCAACACCGGCGCGAGCGCCGCGGCCGTCATCGGGATCGTCGTGCTCGGGCTGAACGAGACGGCGGTGTCCTTCCTGGCGATGGCGGCGGCCCTCGCCGCGGCTCTCGCCATCTACCTGCTCGCCTACCGCGACGGCGGGTCGGGGGCACGGCTCATCCTCGTCGGCATCGGCGTCGCGGCGATGTGCCAGGCCGTGGTGTCGTACGTGATCGCGCGCGCCGCGGAGTACGACCTCCCGGCCGCGATGCGGTGGATCACCGGCAACCTCAACGACGCCACGTGGGCTCGCGCGCTCCCGGTCGTCGGCGCCGTGATCGTCCTGGGTCCGCTGCTGCTCGTGCTCGCTCGCCGTTTGGAGATCCTCCGCATGGGCGACGACACCGCCGCGGCGCTCGGCCTCCCGGTCGAGCGCAGCAGGTTGCTGCTCATCGTCGCCGCTGTGGGACTCCTCGCCTTCGGCACCGCCGCGGCGGGGCCCATCGCGTTCGTCTCGTTCCTGGCCGGCCCGATCGCCGTCCGCATCCTCGGCCCCGTGGGTTCTCCCGTCCTCCCCGCCGGCCTCGTCGGGGCCCTCCTCGTCCTCGCGGCGGACTTCTGCGCGCAGTACGCGTTCGGCACACGACTCCCCGTCGGCGTCATCACCGGCGTGCTCGGGGCGCCCTATCTCATCTACCTGCTCGTGCGCAGCAGTCGATCCGGAGGAACCACGCTATGA
- a CDS encoding iron-siderophore ABC transporter substrate-binding protein produces the protein MSRFRALAALAAATALVLTGCAGTSATPGAQDASTAADGSFPVTIANVFGDTTIEAKPERVVTVDWGNQDVALALGIVPVAMPKVTYGDEDGDGLLPWTKDKLAELGAETPTLMDETNGYDYEAIADAQPDVILAAYSGMTQEQYDTLSKIAPVVTYQSVAWGTTWQDMTLLDGTALGLKDDAEKLIAEKEQHIADEAAKYPALAGKKSLLTYFDPTNLSTLGFYSTLDPRVGYLEELGLTPSSYVASQSSGSETFWFTPSTEQIENFADVEMIVAYGDDSTIAAMQADPLLSKIPAVAKGAIAVVEGGSTLSSAITPTPLNIGTSYNDEYIGLVGAAAEKAAS, from the coding sequence GTGTCCCGTTTCCGCGCGCTGGCTGCTCTCGCCGCCGCCACGGCCCTCGTCCTGACCGGCTGCGCCGGCACCTCCGCCACCCCCGGGGCGCAGGACGCCTCCACGGCCGCCGACGGCTCCTTCCCCGTCACGATCGCCAACGTCTTCGGCGACACGACGATCGAGGCGAAGCCCGAGCGCGTCGTCACGGTGGACTGGGGCAACCAGGATGTCGCGCTGGCGCTCGGCATCGTCCCCGTGGCCATGCCCAAGGTGACGTACGGCGACGAGGATGGCGACGGCCTGCTGCCCTGGACCAAGGACAAGCTGGCCGAGCTCGGCGCGGAGACGCCCACGCTCATGGACGAGACGAACGGGTACGACTACGAGGCGATCGCCGACGCGCAGCCCGACGTCATCCTCGCCGCCTACTCGGGCATGACGCAGGAGCAGTACGACACGCTGAGCAAGATCGCGCCCGTCGTGACGTACCAGAGCGTCGCCTGGGGAACGACCTGGCAGGACATGACCCTCCTCGACGGGACGGCCCTGGGACTCAAGGACGACGCCGAGAAGCTCATCGCCGAGAAGGAGCAGCACATCGCGGACGAAGCGGCGAAGTACCCCGCTCTCGCCGGCAAGAAGTCGCTCCTGACCTACTTCGACCCGACGAACCTGTCGACCCTCGGCTTCTACAGCACGCTCGACCCGCGTGTCGGCTACCTCGAGGAGCTCGGACTGACGCCGTCGTCCTACGTCGCTTCGCAGTCGTCGGGCTCCGAGACCTTCTGGTTCACCCCCAGCACCGAGCAGATCGAGAACTTCGCCGACGTGGAGATGATCGTCGCCTACGGAGACGACAGCACGATCGCCGCCATGCAGGCCGACCCGCTCCTGTCGAAGATCCCCGCGGTGGCGAAGGGCGCGATCGCGGTGGTCGAGGGCGGCTCGACCCTGTCGTCCGCCATCACCCCGACTCCGCTGAACATCGGCACGAGCTACAACGACGAGTACATCGGTCTCGTCGGCGCCGCGGCCGAGAAGGCCGCGTCCTGA
- a CDS encoding ABC-F family ATP-binding cassette domain-containing protein encodes MLAVHDLEIRVGARVLMSEVSFRVSDGDKIGLVGRNGAGKTTLTKVLAGDLLPANGGVDRSGELGYLPQDPRSGDPEMLARTRILDARGLGSLALGMHEASMAMGDDDPAVAAKAMKKYGRLTEEFESAGGYAAEAEAASIAHNLSLPDRILDQPLKTLSGGQRRRIELARILFSDAQTMILDEPTNHLDADSVVWLREFLKGYKGGLIVISHDVELVGETVNRVFYLDANRQVIDVYNMNWKNYLRQRVADEERRKKERANVEKKATALQLQAARFGAKASKAAAAHQMVARAEKMLQGLDDVRQDERVAKLRFPKPAPCGKTPLMASGLSKSYGSLEIFTDVDLAIDRGSRVVILGLNGAGKTTLLRILAGVDQPDTGQLEPGHGLKIGYYAQEHENLDVTRSVLDNMMSAAPDITATEARKVLGSFLFVGDDVLKPAGVLSGGEKTRLSLATLVVSSANMLLLDEPTNNLDPASREEILGALAHYEGAVVLVSHDEGAVEALNPERVLILPDGVEDIWGRDYADLITLA; translated from the coding sequence GTGCTCGCCGTGCACGATCTCGAGATCCGCGTCGGCGCGCGCGTGCTCATGTCGGAGGTGTCGTTCCGCGTCTCGGACGGCGACAAGATCGGTCTGGTCGGCCGCAACGGTGCCGGGAAGACCACGCTCACCAAGGTCCTCGCCGGCGACCTGCTGCCCGCGAACGGCGGAGTCGACCGCAGCGGCGAACTCGGCTACCTTCCGCAGGATCCCCGTTCCGGCGACCCCGAGATGCTCGCGCGCACGCGCATCCTCGACGCCCGGGGCCTCGGGTCCCTCGCCCTCGGCATGCACGAGGCGTCGATGGCGATGGGCGACGACGACCCCGCCGTCGCCGCGAAAGCGATGAAGAAGTACGGCCGGCTCACCGAGGAGTTCGAATCCGCGGGCGGCTACGCGGCCGAGGCCGAGGCGGCATCCATCGCCCACAACCTCTCGTTGCCGGACCGCATCCTCGACCAGCCGCTGAAGACCCTCTCGGGTGGTCAGCGCCGCCGTATCGAACTCGCGCGCATCCTGTTCTCGGACGCGCAGACGATGATCCTGGACGAGCCCACCAACCACCTGGATGCCGACAGCGTCGTGTGGCTGCGCGAATTCCTCAAGGGGTACAAGGGCGGGCTCATCGTGATCTCGCACGACGTCGAGCTCGTCGGCGAGACGGTGAACCGGGTGTTCTACCTGGATGCCAACCGCCAGGTCATCGACGTCTACAACATGAACTGGAAGAACTACCTGCGCCAGCGGGTGGCCGACGAGGAGCGCCGCAAGAAGGAGCGTGCCAACGTCGAGAAGAAGGCCACGGCCCTGCAACTCCAGGCCGCCCGGTTCGGCGCGAAGGCCTCCAAGGCCGCCGCCGCGCACCAGATGGTCGCGCGCGCCGAGAAGATGCTCCAGGGCCTCGACGACGTCCGTCAGGACGAGCGCGTCGCCAAGCTCCGGTTCCCCAAGCCCGCGCCGTGCGGCAAGACCCCGCTCATGGCATCCGGTCTGTCGAAGTCGTACGGATCGCTCGAGATATTCACCGACGTCGACCTCGCGATCGACCGCGGGTCGCGCGTGGTCATCCTGGGGCTCAACGGTGCGGGAAAGACGACGCTGCTGCGGATCCTCGCCGGCGTGGATCAGCCCGACACCGGTCAGCTGGAGCCCGGGCACGGTCTGAAGATCGGCTACTACGCGCAGGAGCACGAGAACCTCGACGTCACGAGGTCGGTGCTGGACAACATGATGTCCGCCGCCCCCGACATCACGGCGACCGAGGCGCGCAAGGTGCTCGGCTCGTTCCTGTTCGTGGGCGACGACGTGCTGAAGCCGGCCGGCGTGCTCTCGGGCGGCGAGAAGACGCGACTCTCGCTCGCGACGCTGGTGGTGTCGTCGGCGAACATGCTGCTGCTCGACGAGCCCACGAACAACCTCGACCCCGCCTCGCGCGAGGAGATCCTGGGCGCCCTCGCGCACTACGAGGGTGCGGTCGTGCTCGTGTCGCACGACGAGGGCGCCGTCGAGGCGCTGAACCCCGAGCGCGTGCTGATCCTCCCCGACGGGGTGGAAGACATCTGGGGCCGCGACTACGCCGACCTGATCACGCTCGCGTAG
- the sufC gene encoding Fe-S cluster assembly ATPase SufC: protein MSVLEIRDLHVTVETDAGTTPILNGVTLTLRTGETHAIMGPNGSGKSTLAYTIAGHPKYTVTSGSITLDGEDVLEMSVDERARAGLFLAMQYPVEIPGVTVTNFLRTAKTAIDGEAPAIRSWTKDVKGAMENLRMDAKFASRNVNEGFSGGEKKRHEILQLELLKPKIAVLDETDSGLDVDALKIVSEGVNRAKETTDLGVLLITHYTRILRYIRPDFVHVVVKGRIVEEGGPELADRLEEEGYDRFLEAGTPVDA, encoded by the coding sequence ATGTCTGTCCTCGAGATCCGCGACCTCCACGTGACGGTCGAGACGGATGCCGGCACGACCCCGATCCTCAACGGCGTGACGCTGACGCTGCGCACCGGCGAGACCCACGCCATCATGGGCCCCAACGGGTCCGGCAAGTCGACCCTGGCGTACACGATCGCCGGCCACCCGAAGTACACCGTGACCAGCGGCTCCATCACCCTCGACGGTGAGGACGTCCTCGAGATGAGCGTCGACGAGCGCGCCCGCGCCGGACTCTTCCTCGCGATGCAGTACCCGGTCGAGATCCCCGGCGTCACCGTGACGAACTTCCTCCGCACCGCCAAGACGGCGATCGACGGCGAGGCGCCGGCGATCCGTTCGTGGACCAAGGACGTCAAGGGCGCCATGGAGAACCTGCGGATGGATGCCAAGTTCGCGTCGCGCAACGTCAACGAGGGATTCTCGGGCGGCGAGAAGAAGCGTCATGAGATCCTCCAGCTCGAGCTGCTCAAGCCGAAGATCGCCGTGCTCGACGAGACCGACTCGGGCCTGGACGTCGACGCGCTGAAGATCGTGTCGGAGGGCGTCAACCGCGCCAAGGAGACCACCGACCTCGGCGTGCTGCTCATCACGCACTACACGCGCATCCTCCGCTACATCCGCCCCGACTTCGTCCACGTCGTCGTCAAGGGCCGGATCGTCGAAGAGGGCGGCCCCGAACTCGCCGACCGGCTCGAAGAAGAGGGTTACGACCGCTTCCTCGAGGCCGGTACGCCGGTCGACGCGTAA
- a CDS encoding ABC transporter ATP-binding protein yields MTAERTLHAEAVTLGYGDRTIVDTLDLRLPPGRVTAIVGANACGKSTLLKAMARLLTPTSGHVLLDGKAIHRMPTKQVARVLGLLPQSPVAPDGIAVSDLVSRGRHPHQGALSRWTRADDTAVARALEATDTAHLADRHVDELSGGQRQRVWIAMALAQETDVLLLDEPTTFLDISHQIDVLDLLTDLNRERGTTVAMVLHDLNLAARYADHLVAMAGGRVIAAGDPGEVITEQTVRDVFGLDSRVVPDPLTGRPMVIPIGRHHTVVEPEQVAR; encoded by the coding sequence ATGACCGCGGAACGCACTCTCCACGCCGAAGCCGTCACCCTCGGCTACGGCGACCGCACGATCGTCGACACACTCGACCTCCGCCTTCCCCCCGGGCGGGTGACCGCGATCGTGGGCGCCAACGCCTGCGGCAAGTCGACGCTGTTGAAGGCGATGGCCCGGCTGCTCACCCCGACGAGCGGTCACGTGCTCCTCGACGGCAAGGCCATCCACCGGATGCCGACGAAGCAGGTCGCGCGCGTTCTGGGTCTCCTCCCCCAGTCGCCGGTGGCACCCGACGGCATCGCCGTGTCCGACCTCGTCAGCCGCGGGCGGCATCCCCACCAGGGCGCCCTGTCGCGCTGGACCCGCGCCGACGACACCGCGGTGGCCCGGGCCCTGGAGGCCACCGACACCGCGCACCTCGCCGATCGGCACGTCGACGAACTCAGCGGCGGCCAGCGCCAGCGCGTGTGGATCGCGATGGCGCTCGCCCAGGAGACCGACGTGCTGCTGCTCGACGAGCCCACGACGTTCCTCGACATCAGCCATCAGATCGACGTGCTCGACCTGCTGACCGACCTCAACCGCGAACGCGGCACGACGGTGGCGATGGTGCTGCACGACCTCAACCTCGCCGCGCGGTACGCCGACCACCTCGTCGCCATGGCGGGCGGACGGGTGATCGCCGCGGGAGATCCCGGCGAGGTCATCACCGAGCAGACGGTGCGCGACGTGTTCGGCCTCGACAGCCGCGTCGTCCCCGACCCGTTGACGGGGCGCCCGATGGTCATCCCGATCGGGCGTCATCACACGGTGGTCGAACCGGAGCAGGTCGCCCGCTGA
- a CDS encoding siderophore-interacting protein: MKTATRPAYRPYVAVVKEARRLSPHFARITFTSPDFEVFGTDRRDQRIKLVLPGPDGRLCDIGQDDPVAIDNGEWYTRWRDLPDEERMPFRTYTVRRIDPEALELDIDFVLHHDAGPAGAWAEVAATGDRILVVGPDARSAESAQGIDFHPGTAQRLLLAGDETAAPAICAILEGLAPGIVAEAFIEVPTADDALPLPAGAARATWLARDDRPHGEALIEAVEAWTAASGDVLARAAAPRPQELDDIDVDVELLWDSPADAEGEFYAWIAGESQTVKVLRRLLVQGCGVDRKRVAFMGYWRAGQVERTV; encoded by the coding sequence GTGAAGACAGCCACGCGTCCCGCCTACCGCCCGTACGTCGCCGTGGTGAAGGAGGCCCGCCGGCTGTCGCCGCACTTCGCGCGGATCACCTTCACCTCACCCGACTTCGAGGTCTTCGGCACCGACCGCCGCGACCAGCGGATCAAGCTCGTGCTGCCCGGACCCGACGGTCGGCTGTGCGACATCGGGCAGGACGATCCCGTGGCCATCGACAACGGCGAGTGGTACACCCGCTGGCGCGACCTCCCCGACGAGGAGCGGATGCCGTTCCGCACCTACACCGTGCGCCGGATCGACCCCGAGGCGCTCGAGCTCGACATCGACTTCGTCCTGCATCACGACGCCGGCCCCGCGGGGGCGTGGGCCGAGGTCGCCGCGACGGGCGACAGGATCCTCGTGGTGGGACCCGACGCGCGCAGCGCCGAGTCCGCGCAGGGCATCGACTTCCACCCCGGCACCGCGCAGCGCCTGCTGCTCGCCGGCGACGAGACCGCCGCTCCCGCGATCTGCGCGATCCTCGAGGGCCTCGCGCCCGGGATCGTCGCGGAGGCGTTCATCGAGGTGCCCACGGCCGATGACGCGTTGCCCCTGCCCGCGGGCGCGGCCCGCGCGACCTGGCTCGCCCGTGACGACCGTCCCCACGGGGAGGCCCTCATCGAGGCCGTCGAGGCCTGGACCGCGGCATCCGGCGACGTGCTCGCCCGCGCGGCCGCGCCCCGCCCGCAGGAGCTCGACGACATCGACGTCGACGTCGAGCTGCTGTGGGACAGCCCCGCCGACGCGGAGGGCGAGTTCTATGCGTGGATCGCGGGGGAGTCGCAGACCGTCAAGGTGCTGCGGCGCCTGCTCGTGCAGGGCTGCGGCGTCGACCGCAAGCGCGTCGCGTTCATGGGCTACTGGCGCGCCGGCCAGGTCGAGCGCACGGTCTGA
- a CDS encoding FecCD family ABC transporter permease: MTVLAPTPAAPGDARPRRWGRRRVVGVTALVLVLVAAAVLSVTFGARDVAPADVWAGLTGSTDTASAAAVAKRVPRTLLAILVGAALAVSGAVLQGATRNPLADPQILGINGGAGLAIVIGIAFFGLGSATAYIWVGMIGAAAAAVLVYAVGSLGRGGATPLRLALAGAVTAVAFSSLTSAILLPRINVMNEFRFWQIGGVGGATFDSILQVLPFLLAGLVVCLASASALNTLALGDELAAGLGARVRTARLVSSAGAVILCGAATAVAGPIGFVGLVVPHMIRLVVGVDHRWLLPVSALGGAALLTLADVIGRVVARPEEIEVGIVTALVGAPFFIALVRRQKMRAL, from the coding sequence ATGACCGTTCTCGCTCCGACCCCCGCCGCCCCCGGCGACGCGCGTCCGCGTCGTTGGGGGCGGCGGCGGGTCGTGGGAGTGACGGCCCTGGTGCTCGTGCTCGTCGCCGCGGCCGTGCTGTCGGTGACCTTCGGCGCCCGCGACGTCGCTCCCGCGGACGTGTGGGCGGGCCTGACCGGCTCGACCGACACCGCGTCGGCGGCCGCCGTCGCCAAGCGCGTGCCCCGCACACTCCTCGCCATCCTCGTCGGCGCCGCCCTCGCCGTCTCCGGTGCCGTCCTGCAGGGCGCCACACGCAACCCGCTCGCCGATCCGCAGATCCTCGGCATCAACGGCGGCGCGGGACTCGCCATCGTCATCGGCATCGCGTTCTTCGGGCTCGGCTCGGCCACGGCGTACATCTGGGTGGGCATGATCGGCGCGGCGGCGGCCGCCGTCCTCGTCTACGCCGTCGGCTCGCTCGGTCGCGGCGGAGCGACTCCCCTGCGGCTGGCCCTCGCCGGCGCCGTCACCGCGGTGGCCTTCAGTTCGCTCACGAGCGCCATCCTGCTCCCGCGCATCAACGTGATGAACGAGTTCCGGTTCTGGCAGATCGGCGGTGTCGGCGGCGCGACCTTCGACTCGATCCTGCAGGTGCTCCCCTTCCTCCTCGCGGGCCTCGTGGTGTGCCTGGCCAGCGCCTCCGCGCTGAACACCCTCGCCCTCGGCGACGAGCTCGCCGCCGGACTCGGCGCCCGCGTGCGCACCGCACGCCTCGTCTCCTCCGCCGGTGCCGTGATCCTGTGCGGTGCGGCCACCGCGGTCGCCGGCCCGATCGGCTTCGTCGGGCTCGTCGTCCCGCACATGATCCGGCTCGTCGTCGGCGTCGACCACCGCTGGCTCCTTCCGGTCTCCGCCCTCGGCGGGGCAGCCCTCCTGACCCTCGCCGACGTGATCGGTCGCGTCGTCGCCCGCCCCGAGGAGATCGAGGTCGGCATCGTCACAGCCCTCGTGGGGGCCCCGTTCTTCATCGCGCTCGTGCGCCGACAGAAGATGCGTGCGCTGTGA
- a CDS encoding SURF1 family cytochrome oxidase biogenesis protein, producing the protein MPAAARWSMYVGIAILFAIACGFLSNWQFSRNADRSEQLQLVADNYDAAPVPLADLLAPGAQMNPADEWRPVRLEGRYLADEQLLVRNRAHGGTAAFEQLVPFRLVDGRTFLVDRGWLPPGNRQADPDEIPAPPAGDVVIEVRLRPEEAAPTSGRTAEPGQVPTINLGLVAEQTGPIEQGAYGLLMSESPAPATAPTPVDPPSNDPGPYLSYAVQWILFAVMGFGFITYVIVSERRLRREEAEEAELRGQPEPTPEAEQVPTERRRVDPVALHRSRKRPKDRDADDEDALLDAR; encoded by the coding sequence ATGCCCGCCGCCGCGCGGTGGAGCATGTACGTCGGGATCGCGATCCTCTTCGCGATCGCGTGCGGCTTCCTGTCGAACTGGCAGTTCTCCCGCAACGCCGATCGCAGCGAGCAGTTGCAGCTCGTCGCCGACAACTACGACGCCGCACCCGTGCCGCTCGCCGACCTGCTCGCACCGGGCGCGCAGATGAACCCCGCCGACGAGTGGCGTCCGGTGCGGCTGGAAGGGCGATACCTCGCCGACGAACAGCTGCTGGTGCGCAACCGAGCGCACGGCGGGACGGCGGCGTTCGAACAGCTCGTCCCCTTCCGTCTGGTCGACGGCCGGACGTTTCTCGTCGATCGCGGCTGGCTTCCGCCGGGCAACCGTCAAGCCGATCCCGACGAGATCCCGGCGCCCCCCGCCGGCGACGTCGTCATCGAGGTCCGGCTTCGGCCCGAGGAGGCCGCACCGACCTCGGGGCGCACCGCCGAGCCCGGGCAGGTGCCGACGATCAATCTCGGTCTCGTCGCCGAGCAGACCGGACCCATCGAACAGGGTGCGTACGGCCTGCTCATGTCGGAATCGCCCGCGCCGGCGACCGCCCCCACTCCCGTCGACCCGCCGAGCAACGACCCGGGCCCGTATCTGTCCTACGCGGTGCAGTGGATCCTGTTCGCCGTGATGGGGTTCGGTTTCATCACGTACGTCATCGTGAGCGAGCGACGACTGCGCCGCGAGGAGGCCGAGGAGGCCGAGCTCCGCGGCCAACCGGAGCCGACACCCGAAGCCGAGCAGGTTCCGACGGAGCGCCGCCGCGTCGACCCCGTCGCACTCCACCGCTCCCGCAAGCGTCCGAAGGACCGCGACGCCGACGACGAAGACGCCCTGCTGGACGCCCGTTGA
- a CDS encoding DUF3099 domain-containing protein, whose amino-acid sequence MKTSPRAQSATSLPQAPRDDAGSRLVKYMVMMGIRFACFGAMFLVTPYGWYTFVFAAGAIFLPYLAVVVANVGQDAATVDAVNPERMIEAAPSAPVSPSAEAPTVIRIAETARLEQPRDDRS is encoded by the coding sequence GTGAAGACATCGCCCCGCGCCCAGTCAGCGACGTCGCTCCCGCAGGCTCCCCGGGACGACGCCGGATCCCGTCTCGTCAAGTACATGGTGATGATGGGGATCCGTTTCGCGTGCTTCGGAGCCATGTTCCTCGTGACCCCCTACGGCTGGTACACCTTCGTGTTCGCCGCCGGCGCGATCTTCCTCCCCTACCTCGCCGTGGTCGTGGCGAACGTGGGGCAGGATGCCGCGACGGTCGACGCGGTGAACCCCGAGCGCATGATCGAGGCCGCGCCGTCGGCACCCGTGTCGCCGTCCGCGGAGGCCCCGACCGTGATCCGCATCGCCGAGACGGCGCGTCTCGAGCAGCCGCGCGACGACCGGTCGTGA
- a CDS encoding metal-sulfur cluster assembly factor — MTATLAPEKYDEVTEALKDVMDPELGINVVDLGLIYDLAWDDENDALVIHMTLTSAGCPLTDVLEEQTAQALDNVVDRFRINWVWMPPWGPERITDDGRDMMRALGFAI, encoded by the coding sequence ATGACCGCAACGCTCGCGCCCGAGAAGTACGACGAGGTCACCGAGGCCCTGAAAGACGTCATGGACCCCGAGCTGGGGATCAACGTCGTCGACCTGGGGCTGATCTACGACCTCGCGTGGGACGACGAGAACGACGCGCTCGTCATCCACATGACCCTCACGTCGGCGGGGTGCCCCCTCACCGACGTGCTCGAGGAGCAGACCGCTCAGGCACTCGACAACGTCGTGGACCGGTTCCGCATCAACTGGGTCTGGATGCCGCCGTGGGGTCCGGAACGGATCACCGACGACGGACGCGACATGATGCGCGCCCTCGGCTTCGCGATCTGA